A region of Hydrogenimonas cancrithermarum DNA encodes the following proteins:
- a CDS encoding vWA domain-containing protein, producing the protein MSVETEITKAKTRLMVKHPYFGLLASRLKTEPSDEVETFLSDGRVLQYNPDYFDDEGLETIEFALANSVMHHVLAHENRRLLRQGWLWQLATDYAINDMLKRNGFKLPARVHYDDRFEGMYAEAIYAQLKDEIQNEDYNDDESNEEGFNEQNKNRMTEQQPPEDSKKRDDNLPLPPQELEPELEEQWAQAMKEALEKAQNQGSDPGGIERLFTITSDTTVDWRSELYQAINRHLKNDYTFAKPSKKMIARGVYLPSTTSDRLIVTVAIDSSGSVNEALLGLFVGELEALLMSFPGAEVDVLICDAKIQGVYRFVSGEILEFAMKGGGGTDFRPVFDYIEEELSGTSLLIYFTDAEGTFPDEAPFYDTIWVLPEERSVPFGRTIVLEV; encoded by the coding sequence ATGAGTGTCGAAACCGAAATTACAAAAGCCAAAACCCGCCTGATGGTGAAGCATCCCTATTTCGGCCTGCTTGCAAGCCGTCTGAAGACGGAGCCAAGTGACGAGGTCGAAACGTTTTTGAGTGACGGGCGGGTGCTGCAGTACAACCCCGACTATTTCGATGACGAGGGGCTCGAGACGATCGAGTTCGCACTGGCCAACAGTGTCATGCACCATGTGCTGGCACACGAAAACCGCAGGCTCTTGCGCCAGGGATGGCTCTGGCAGTTGGCGACCGACTATGCGATCAACGATATGCTCAAACGAAACGGCTTCAAACTTCCCGCCCGTGTCCACTACGACGACCGTTTCGAGGGGATGTATGCCGAAGCGATTTACGCGCAGCTGAAGGACGAGATACAGAACGAAGATTACAACGACGACGAGAGCAACGAAGAGGGGTTCAACGAGCAGAACAAGAACCGTATGACAGAGCAGCAGCCCCCTGAAGATTCGAAAAAGCGCGACGACAACCTTCCGTTGCCACCGCAGGAGCTGGAGCCGGAGCTCGAAGAGCAGTGGGCGCAGGCGATGAAAGAGGCGCTGGAGAAGGCGCAGAATCAGGGGAGCGACCCCGGTGGTATCGAGCGTCTCTTTACGATCACGTCCGATACGACCGTCGATTGGCGCAGCGAACTCTACCAGGCGATCAACCGCCATCTCAAGAACGATTACACCTTCGCCAAACCCAGCAAAAAGATGATCGCACGGGGTGTCTACCTTCCCTCGACCACCAGCGACCGCCTCATCGTGACCGTGGCGATCGATTCCAGCGGATCGGTGAACGAAGCGCTGCTCGGGCTTTTCGTCGGCGAGCTCGAAGCGCTTTTGATGAGCTTTCCCGGTGCGGAGGTGGATGTGCTGATTTGCGATGCGAAGATTCAGGGTGTCTACCGCTTCGTTTCCGGCGAGATTCTCGAGTTTGCGATGAAAGGGGGCGGCGGGACCGATTTTCGGCCGGTTTTCGATTATATCGAAGAAGAACTTTCCGGCACATCGCTGCTCATCTACTTTACCGATGCCGAAGGAACTTTCCCCGACGAGGCGCCTTTTTACGATACGATATGGGTATTGCCCGAAGAGAGATCCGTGCCGTTCGGGCGGACGATCGTTTTGGAGGTGTAG
- a CDS encoding AAA family ATPase, with amino-acid sequence MRPVEVKAAVSHLVDEKVPLFLWGPPGIGKSSIVRQIADEKGIGFIDLRLSLLDPTDLRGIPFFDQVSRQAVWAPPAFLPDGSEAEGVLFLDELNTAAPMVQASAYQLILDRRIGEYRLPDGWAIVAAGNRESDRGVVYRMPAPLANRFVHLEMEIDAAQWRRWALDNGIDASIVGFIGARPDALFMFDAKSAHRSFATPRSWEYVDRILKSTPEAELLMPLIAGSIGEELAAEFLSWRATASDLPDLDAVLQGCEAGVPEDPNTLHVLASMMMQRIDRETPRETLEHLLAYLVKLPGEFSVMIVKELQHKGVLLEKASNWKIWIKNFSYLLA; translated from the coding sequence GTGCGTCCTGTCGAAGTGAAAGCCGCTGTCTCCCATCTGGTCGACGAAAAGGTACCGCTCTTTCTGTGGGGGCCTCCGGGAATCGGCAAGTCTTCGATCGTTCGGCAGATTGCGGATGAGAAGGGGATCGGTTTCATCGACCTCCGCCTCTCTCTGCTCGATCCGACCGATCTGCGCGGTATCCCCTTTTTCGACCAGGTGAGCCGGCAGGCGGTCTGGGCACCGCCGGCTTTTTTGCCCGACGGCAGCGAAGCGGAAGGGGTTTTGTTTCTCGACGAGCTCAACACGGCGGCTCCGATGGTGCAGGCGAGCGCCTACCAGCTCATTCTCGACCGCCGTATCGGCGAATACCGGTTGCCCGACGGCTGGGCGATCGTGGCGGCCGGTAACCGTGAAAGCGACCGGGGGGTCGTCTACCGGATGCCCGCACCCCTGGCCAACCGCTTCGTACATCTGGAGATGGAAATCGATGCGGCACAGTGGAGACGGTGGGCTCTTGATAATGGAATCGACGCGTCGATTGTCGGCTTTATCGGTGCCCGGCCCGACGCGCTCTTCATGTTCGATGCCAAATCGGCGCATCGCAGCTTCGCGACGCCGAGGAGCTGGGAGTATGTCGACAGGATTTTGAAGTCGACCCCCGAAGCGGAGCTGCTGATGCCGCTGATTGCCGGAAGTATCGGCGAAGAGCTGGCAGCCGAGTTTCTGAGCTGGCGCGCCACAGCCTCCGACCTGCCCGATCTTGATGCCGTTTTGCAGGGTTGCGAGGCCGGCGTCCCGGAAGACCCGAATACGCTGCATGTGCTCGCATCGATGATGATGCAGCGTATCGACCGGGAAACGCCTCGCGAAACGCTCGAACATCTGCTGGCGTATCTGGTGAAACTGCCGGGCGAGTTTTCGGTGATGATCGTCAAGGAGCTTCAGCACAAAGGAGTGTTGCTCGAAAAAGCCTCCAACTGGAAAATATGGATCAAAAACTTCAGCTATCTTCTTGCATGA
- a CDS encoding ankyrin repeat domain-containing protein — MSNKQIEHDLIEAVENDEIVRVKQLLDAGADVTVVNEEEMPLLLIAIKKGASKEMVELLLNAGANIEWKTDEGVSLLDEAVERNRIDLAELFIECGIDPAVTSRKSGMTTLMLAACFDYIDMMEMLLSRGADLYAVDEIGMGATDYARKLGRKRAHKWLEEKMANPF, encoded by the coding sequence ATGAGTAACAAACAAATAGAACATGACCTGATCGAAGCGGTCGAAAACGACGAAATTGTCCGTGTGAAACAGCTTCTCGACGCTGGTGCCGATGTCACGGTAGTGAACGAGGAAGAGATGCCGCTTCTGCTGATCGCCATTAAAAAAGGTGCTTCGAAGGAGATGGTAGAGCTTCTTTTGAATGCCGGAGCGAACATCGAGTGGAAGACGGATGAAGGCGTAAGCCTTCTGGACGAAGCAGTCGAGCGCAACAGAATCGATCTGGCGGAACTTTTCATCGAGTGCGGGATCGACCCTGCCGTCACATCTCGAAAGAGCGGGATGACGACGCTGATGCTGGCAGCCTGTTTCGACTATATCGATATGATGGAGATGCTGCTTTCACGGGGCGCCGATCTCTACGCCGTGGATGAAATAGGGATGGGTGCGACCGATTATGCCCGAAAACTCGGGCGGAAACGGGCACATAAATGGCTTGAAGAGAAGATGGCCAACCCCTTTTAG
- a CDS encoding globin domain-containing protein yields MNYAITPIPGPGIKPPVTKPDPAFLQTIGEAGMRSLISRFYDLLVQSKIKHLFPDKPDELEEAKRNSADFFIQICGGHPYFNERRGAPMMGKRHQPFAIDARARVIWLQQFALALEPVEAPEHLKQGFWRYLDIFSAWMINR; encoded by the coding sequence ATGAATTACGCGATCACACCCATTCCGGGCCCCGGCATCAAACCGCCCGTCACCAAACCCGATCCGGCATTTTTGCAAACGATCGGCGAAGCGGGCATGCGCTCACTCATCAGCCGCTTCTACGATCTTTTGGTTCAAAGTAAAATCAAACATCTCTTTCCGGATAAACCGGATGAACTGGAAGAGGCCAAACGCAACAGTGCCGACTTCTTCATCCAGATCTGCGGCGGCCACCCCTACTTCAACGAACGACGCGGCGCTCCGATGATGGGGAAACGACATCAACCCTTCGCCATCGATGCCAGGGCCCGCGTCATTTGGCTGCAGCAGTTCGCACTGGCCCTTGAACCGGTCGAAGCTCCCGAACATCTCAAACAGGGTTTCTGGCGATATCTCGATATCTTCTCGGCCTGGATGATCAACCGCTAA